One Malaclemys terrapin pileata isolate rMalTer1 chromosome 7, rMalTer1.hap1, whole genome shotgun sequence genomic region harbors:
- the MRPL49 gene encoding 39S ribosomal protein L49, mitochondrial, producing the protein MAAAIALAGLRRRPGGVWGAGARRLLQATARQSQTQDKPETHHPHYPGIVESTEEYKFVERLIPPTRIPAPPKHAEYPTPSGWRAPSDTPPALPYFVRRSRMHNVPVYKDITSGNRRMTVIRKIEGDIWALEEEVKEFLTQLAGKPPPIQVNEITCSIRIKGYFDNELKEWLLNKGF; encoded by the exons ATGGCGGCGGCCATAGCTTTAGCGGGGCTGAGGAGGCGGCCGGGTGGCGTGTGGGGCGCGGGGGCCCGGCGGCTGCTGCAGGCGACTGCCCGGCAG AGCCAGACCCAGGACAAACCTGAGACCCACCACCCCCATTATCCCGGGATTGTGGAATCCACTGAAGAATATAAATTTGTGGAGAGACTCATTCCACCCACCAGAATTCCTGCTCCCCCCAAACACGCCGAGTACCCCACCCCGTCGGGCTGGAGAGCCCCATCAG ATACTCCACCTGCCCTTCCTTACTTTGTGAGACGGTCCCGCATGCACAACGTTCCAGTCTATAAGGACATCACCAGTGGCAATAGGAGGATGACTGTTATCAGGAAAATCGAAGGAGATATCTGG GCCCTGGAAGAGGAAGTTAAGGAGTTCCTCACTCAGCTTGCTGGGAAACCACCACCTATTCAAGTCAACGAAATCACCTGCAGCATCCGTATCAAGGGCTATTTTGACAATGAACTGAAAGAGTGGTTGTTGAACAAGGGCTTTTAA
- the FAU gene encoding FAU ubiquitin-like and ribosomal protein S30, translating into MQLFIRAQNLHTLEVSGQETVAHIKAHIESLEGIASEDQVVLLGGTPLEDESLIGQCGISEFTTLEVAARMLGGKVHGSLARAGKVRGQTPKVAKQEKKKKKTGRAKRRMQYNRRFVNIVPGFGKKKGPNANS; encoded by the exons ATGCAGCTGTTCATCCGTGCTCAGAACCTGCACACCCTTGAGGTGTCTGGCCAGGAAACAGTAGCTCACATTAAG GCTCACATTGAGTCCCTGGAGGGCATCGCATCTGAGGATCAGGTTGTTCTCTTGGGTGGAACTCCCTTGGAGGATGAATCTCTCATTGGGCAATGTGGCATCAGCGAGTTTACCACCCTGGAGGTGGCTGCTCGCATGCTGGGTG GTAAGGTCCATGGCTCCCTGGCTCGTGCTGGGAAGGTGAGAGGCCAGACTCCCAAG GTTGCCaagcaagagaagaagaagaagaagactgGCCGTGCCAAGAGACGCATGCAGTACAACCGGCGCTTTGTCAATATTGTGCCAGGCTTTGGCAAGAAGAAGGGTCCCAATGCTAACTCCTAA
- the ZNHIT2 gene encoding zinc finger HIT domain-containing protein 2 has protein sequence MPEWWRKDPSAAKMEAVVPCGLCLQERAPYTCPRCNMRFCSVPCYRRHGACAEAFHRRQLLLRLQGQRGDPASRTRLKEALLRLRELRELEDAEPQLGRDLEDQDDGLWERLSPAEKAAFQRLLSSGEIGTFLPPWRPWWRGWGRGLVQELAGTEGAQEAGDTQPPAGTQKPEKKIPDSAPIHQPPEPQGSYPPTGTRQPEESSGMAPTQQPEEMPSPVPAVPASIPPLSSLTCSPASPLVCFQLPNVLYAYVFALTLYNGDLSEDELLPEFSDMVLGVCGALGARQVFHSTAEALQAALQAVTARRYPECPLGNAGAMMAVAQILMGENQSKQKGYSLAALSHLARLLGKAKKLVPTEERPRVYGAKKKCEFLLSWVNENQESLTVLALEVQREYKTHLEAVKEVDVVTKELQKMWGGKLPPAKKPLIEELD, from the coding sequence ATGCCCGAGTGGTGGCGGAAAGACCCGAGCGCTGCCAAGATGGAGGCGGTCGTGCCCTGCGGCCTCTGCCTGCAGGAGCGGGCCCCCTACACATGCCCCCGCTGTAACATGCGTTTCTGTTCGGTGCCGTGTTACCGGCGCCACGGGGCCTGCGCCGAGGCTTTCCACCGCCGGCAGCTGCTGCTCCGGCTCCAGGGCCAGCGGGGGGACCCGGCCTCCCGAACCCGCCTGAAAGAGGCGCTGCTCCGGCTGCGGGAGCTACGCGAGCTCGAGGACGCGGAGCCCCAGCTAGGCCGCGACCTGGAGGACCAGGACGACGGTCTGTGGGAGCGGCTCAGTCCGGCCGAAAAGGCCGCCTTTCAGCGCCTGCTGAGCAGCGGGGAGATTggaaccttcctgcccccctggaggCCCTGGTGGCGGGGATGGGGCCGGGGGCTGGTCCAGGAGCTGGCGGGTACTGAGGGTGCCCAGGAAGCTGGGGATACCCAGCCCCCTGCAGGCACCCAGAAGCCAGAGAAGAAGATCCCAGACTCAGCACCTATCCACCAGCCACCGGAACCCCAAGGTTCTTACCCCCCCACGGGCACCCGGCAGCCAGAGGAGAGCTCAGGCATGGCACCCACCCAGCAGCCTGAAGAAatgcccagcccagtgcctgctGTGCCTGCATCCATTCCACCACTGAGCTCCCTGACCTGCAGCCCAGCCTCACCCCTGGTGTGCTTCCAGCTGCCTAATGTCCTCTATGCCTACGTCTTCGCCCTCACCCTCTACAATGGGGACTTGAGTGAAGATGAGCTGCTGCCTGAGTTCTCTGACATGGTCCTGGGTGTCTGCGGGGCATTGGGTGCCAGGCAGGTCTTCCACTCCACAGCAGAGGCGCTGCAGGCTGCTCTCCAGGCAGTGACAGCCAGACGGTACCCCGAGTGCCCCCTGGGGAATGCAGGTGCTATGATGGCAGTGGCCCAGATCCTGATGGGGGAGAATCAAAGCAAGCAGAAAGGCTACAGCTTGGCAGCCCTCTCCCATCTTGCCAGGCTGCTGGGCAAGGCTAAGAAACTGGTGCCCACAGAGGAACGGCCCAGGGTGTATGGTGCCAAGAAGAAGTGTGAATTTCTGCTCTCCTGGGTCAATGAGAACCAGGAATCTTTGACTGTCTTGGCCCTAGAGGTACAAAGGGAATATAAAACCCATTTGGAGGCAGTCAAAGAGGTGGATGTAGTTACCAAAGAACTGCAGAAGATGTGGGGTGGGAAACTGCCCCCTGCAAAAAAGCCATTGATCGAGGAGTTGGACTGA